From Carassius auratus strain Wakin chromosome 1, ASM336829v1, whole genome shotgun sequence, the proteins below share one genomic window:
- the LOC113107622 gene encoding uncharacterized protein LOC113107622, translated as MAEEDDLDPQPRQPSCPVYAELVEVMERATDKLQLPWRRAQGEIVRGRLDDRFLPEHRPPAQQSLPFLPDLHSEIERAWKKPYSARIHRHQRGNFADVEGIGEYGYVSMPPVEETFANYLVSGRVSTLKAPTLPSKPLKATARLNGRAYTAAGQAGAALHTMAVLQAYQADLLQDLDQGAGLSPEAVAELRRTTDLSLRATKQTAAAIGRSMAAMVATERHLWLNLADIGEKEKSLLLDSPVSPAKLFGTSVEAVVGKFREAKARSAAFKTCIPLRSGPQPRQAGGPGPSWSEDRRQDQRSSVASRAPPPWRSRTQRRRASRKKRDLREVIQHKRCNAQRK; from the exons atggctgaggaggatgatttagatcctcaacctc GTCAGCCATCCTGCCCCGTGTACGCAGAGCTGGTGGAAGTTATGGAGCGCGCCACTGACAAACTTCAGTTGCCATGGCGGCGCGCTCAGGGAGAGATCGTTCGCGGTCGTTTGGATGATCGGTTTCTCcctgaacatagaccaccagctcagcagagccttccattccttcctgatctccattcagagatcgagagggcatggaagaaaccgtactctgcccgtattcatcgacatcagcggggcaacttcgctgatgttgaggggatcggTGAGTACGGTTATGTGTCGATGCCGCCCGTTGAAGAGACGTTTGCGAACTATCTCGTTTCTGGGCGGGTGTCGACACTAAAAGCTCCGACTCTGCCATCCAAGCCCCTTAAAGCCACGGCTCGCTTGAATGGCAGAGCGTACACGGcggcaggtcaggctggtgctgcccttcataccatggcagtgctccaagcctaccaagctgacctgctgcaggatcttgaccagggggcagggctgtcccctgaggcagtcgctgagttgcgccggaccacagatttgtccctccgggccactaaacagactgctgccgcgatcggccgatcgatggcggcgatggtggccacagagaggcatctgtggctcaaCTTGGCTGATATCGGGGAGAAAGAAAAATCCCTTCTCCTTGATTCACCAGTTTCGCCTGCTAAACTTTTTGGCACCTCCGTTGAGGCGGTGGTTGGAAAGTTTAGGGAGGCGAAGGCGCGCTCAGCTGCATTTAAGACCTGCATACCTCTGAGATCCGGGCCCCAGCCCAGGCAGGCGGGAGGACCTGGTCCGTCTTGGTCTGAGGACCGTAGGCAGGACCAGAGGTCTAGTGTCGCCTCTCGTGCCCCCCCTCCATGGAGGAGTAGAACACAGAGGAGGCGGGCCTCCCGCAAAAAGAGGGACTTAAGGGAGGTCATTCAGCACAAGCGCTGCAACGCTCAGCGGAAATAG